In Phosphitispora fastidiosa, the genomic stretch AGACATAGGTACATTTTACAAAGATTATATTGAAGACATTATTTTGTTTTTACAATATAAGGGAGCAATATTATTGCCGAATTTGTATTATTTTAGGGCACATCACAATAAAAACTATATGGAATTGCTACGTAATACTTTTAATAATGATGAGCTGAAATCGATTATGAGTAAATTGTATGGTAATGGTATTGAAGCAATCGGTGATGTTGAAGAATACCCCGTTGTTATAAAAGCTGCAGAAGGTGCTGGAAGTCAGAATGTCAGTTTAGCGAATAGTCCAAAAGAATTAAAAAAAGTCCTAAATTTGTTGAGTGCGGTTTTTATGGTGAACAGTTTTAAATCAGTAAAAGATTTTTTGATATATTATATATGTCGAAAGCTAATTGGTAAAGTTCAATCGCCATATAGAAACTACACTTTCTATCGTAAGAAATTTGTAATTCAAAACTTTGTCCCAAATTTAACCGGAGACTATAAAGTATTATTTTTTGGAGGAAAATACTATACACTTTATAGAAAAAACCGAGAGAATGATTTTCGAGCTAGTGGAGGGGGGCGTCTCTTTCCGGTTTCAGATGAAGATAACTTAGGCCTTTTAGATTTTGCGAGTAACGTTGTTTCGGAAATAGACTTCCCTATCATTGGAATGGATGTAGGTTTTGATGGTTCCAGATATCATCTGATTGAATTTCAGATGATCCATATAGGGCCTTATGCATTGCATGCATCAGATTGTTGGTATGAGTATAATGACAGTCACTGGGTACGGAAAAATGGTAAATCAAACTTGGAAGAGGAATTCTCTAGGAGCATATATGAGTTCATAGAAAAAATTGCACAATAACCAAACAATGGAAAGTGAGTTCAGGTTCTGATTAATTAATTTTTTTATATATATCAGATATTGTATGAGAGGATAAATTATGAAGAGTTTATCGATATTGTTGCACGGGTCATATAATGGCTCGAATTATGGAGATATTTTATTAGCATGGCTAATAAAGAATATCATTGAAGAAGAAGGAGTCAATTGCATTCTAAATAATGCTAGTTCATATTTTCATAGAATACTGGGTAAATCAGGGGAGCATCCTTTGCGACATAATTTGAAGGGTGTTGACGGTGTTATTTTTGGTGGGGGAGGTTACTTAACAACAAAAAAAATTGGTATTAGAGGTTATAAATTATTACTTTTAACACATCTTGTACCAATGTTAGAAGCTAAACGCAGAAATATTCCCTATGCGATAGTTGGGGTAGGTTCAGGTCCGATTCATGACCCAATACTACAAAGAATTTCAAAGTATGCTTTAAATAATGCAAAGTTAATAATACTTAGAAACCAAGAGTCTAGAGACTATCTGCGAAAGTATAATGTTACAAATGGAATAAAGGTTACGGCAGATTTGGCATTAGCATATACCCCGAACATGATAAAGATTGAAGATGATATTCAAGCCGAAAGATTACTTGCAACGCTTCCAAAGGGTCTTAGAGTATTTCTTCATGTAAATCTCTATAACCCTCATGGTGGAATAAGTGACATCGAAAGAGGTTGTGAAATTTTAGTAAAAGAGTTAATTAAATATGCTCATGATGATGAAAACATAGTTTTTATTATTGGCTCAGATTATGAATCGAAGCAATGTAATGAAATTAATAGAACTTTACATAATATGTTACCGAGTAAACGATCAATCGTTATTCAAGATTATAATCCTTGGACACTATCTGCAATAATAAATCGGTGTGATGTAATTATTACAACAAAATTACACGTAGGAATTATCGCAACTTCGTTCGGAAAGACTGTATTGTCTTTTTCAGGGGATCAAAAAATTAAACGGTTTTATGAGCAAATAAATGCTGGTGAACGATGTATTGAGTTAAAGTCTTTAGAACGAGGGGATGCCTATAAACAACTTAAGAATTTTATTTATGCCGAACCAATTAATATCGAGGCTCAACGTGAATTAGCATATGAAAGTTTGAGATTTATTAAGGAGTTTATCAAGAAACTTCAAAAGGAACCAAAATAGAATGGCTGAATATACGAAGCAAATTAAAATTGGAGCAATTCTTGCCTATGTATTTATTGGACTTCAATTAATAAGTGGTTTGGTGTTTACTCCCTTCTTATTAAAGTCTTTGGGACAGGAAGAATACGGTCTTTACTCTCTTATTGGTGCGTTTGTTGCATACTTGTCAATTATGGACTTTGGGATTGGTTCAACCATAACTAGGTACGTTGCAAAATATCGTGCAGAGGAAGATGAGGAGAGTCAAAACGGATTTCTAGCAACTTGTATTGTCTTATATCTAGTTATAGGATTTCTAGTTACATTAGTTGGGATATTTATTTATATCAATATTGAAACTATTTTTAGCAATTCGGTTAAAGAATCACAGTTACCCTTAGCAAAGACTATGCTGCAAATATTGTTATGTAATATTATTATTTCTCTAGTTGGATACGCATATCCAGCTATTATTACAGCCTATGAAAAACATATTTTCAACAAAATAACAGACATCGGGCGACTTGTTTTACGTGTCGGGGTACTAGTCCTGTTATTATCATTAGGTTTCAAATCTTTAGCAATTGTAATAGTCGATACATGTCTTAACATTTTAATCCTGTTCATAAAGATAATCTATGTTCAATTAGTTTTGAAGACTAGAATTAAATTAAAATTATTCAGTATTAGCATAGTAAAAGACATTTTTTCGTTTTCTATTTTTGTATTTCTAGCAAACCTTATTAACCAGGTAAATTTAAAGCTTAATCTTTTAGTACTAGGTATAGTCTCTGATGTTGTTCAGATTTCAATTTGCTCGGTTGCAATGATGTTAGTAACTTATTTCACTCAATTTTCTCAAGCTGTTTCTGGGATGTTTTTGCCTGCCTTAACAAGACTTACGGCAAGCAATACCTCAATGTGGAGTGTAGAGAATTACGCAATTAGAATTAGTAGAATACAAATAAAATTGTTAACACTAATACTTGTGAGTTTTGCAACACTAGGTTCTCAATTTGTAATTCTGTGGGTTGGTAGAGAATACTCAAGGGCATACAATGTGGCATTATTAATGATGATTGCTTATTATATGCCTTTCACACAGACTTCATTAAATGCCTTGTGTTTAGCTTTAAATAGACATAAAGTTAGAAACAGTATTTATGGGATTTGTAGTATTGCAACATTATTACTAATGATACCGCTTTCCAAAAAATATGGAGCGACTGGTTCAGCGATAGCAACCTTAATTTCTATGGGAGTCGGGTACGGTATTTTTATTCAGGGTTATTACCACAAAAAGATTGGTATTAATATGTTTAGGTTTATAAAAGAATCATATTTGGATACATTTATTCCTGCAGTGATTAGCTTTTTAGTTGGGGTTGCTTTAACTAAAATATTTATTGTATCCTGGGGTATGTTTTGTCTTCAAGCCTTTGTAGTTTTCTTTACATATATCATTCCCTTATGGTTTATAGGTATGAATAAATTCGAAAGAGATTTGATTATGGAGCCGATTCGAAAGGTATTGTATGTTAAACATAAAACTAGGGGTATTGGTTGAAAAACGAAATGTTAGAATTAGAAAATAAAATTTGATTTGAATCATTGAAAGGAGAAACTGACTTGTGAAAATATCCGTAGCAGGGACAGGCTATGTTGGCCTGGTGTCAGGTGTCTGCCTGGCCGAAGTTGGCCACCAGGTTACCTGTGTTGATGTTGACGAAAGCAAAATAAACTTTATGAAACAGGGTATTTCTCCTATCTATGAGCAGGACCTGGAAGAACTGATGCAAAAGAACTACTCCGCCGGTCGGCTTGATTATACCACTGACTACAAATCAGCCTATCGGGATGCAGATGCCATATTCATCGGTGTGGGAACCCCGGAGCAGCCTGACGGTTCTGCAGACCTGTCATACATAGCTACAGTTGCCCGGCAGATTGCCGAGACTATTGAGCGGGACTGCCTTGTTGTGGTCAAGTCCACAGTTCCTGTGGGAACAAATGATAAGGTGGAGCAGTTTATTCACGATTTCCTGCCCCATGACGGGGAAAAACATACCGGTAACGGAGTCGGTGCCGGTCACAAGATCAGGGTGGAAGTGGCCTCCAACCCGGAGTTTCTGGCCCAGGGGACAGCGGTTCGCGATACCCTCCGGGCAGCCAGGATTATCATCGGAACAGAGAGCAGATGGGCTGAGGAAATGCTCATGAAGATATATGAACCCTTCAACCTGCCCATCGTTTCTGTCAGTAGAAGGTCTGCCGAGATGATTAAATATGCTTCCAATGACTTCCTGGCCCTGAAAATCTCCTACATGAACGATATAGCCAACCTCTGTGAACTGGCTGGCGCTGATATCCAGGATGTGGCCAGGGGTATGGGCTTTGATGAACGTATTGGCAGCAGGTTCCTCAATGCCGGCGTTGGCTATGGCGGTTCCTGTTTCCCTAAGGATACCAAGGCATTGGAGTATTTAGCCCGGCAGCACGGCTATGAGCTGCGGACTGTTAAGGCTGCCATAGATGTCAATTCCGATCAGAAGACTATGCTGTATAAGAAGGCCTGTAAAAGGCTGATTACCTTTAACGGCCTGAAGGCAGCCGTGCTGGGGCTGACCTTTAAGCCTGACACGGATGATTTGAGAGAGGCTCCATCCCTTTCCAATGTTCCTTTGTTATTGGCCCAGGGTGCCAATATCTATGCATATGACCCTGTTGGCATGGACAATTTTAAGCGGAAGTATCCCGAGGGGGAAAATGGCAGGGGAAGTATCAAGTATGTAGATAACATCGAGGATGCTTTGCAAGACGCTAATGTCTGCTTTATCTTTACTGAGTGGGGCGAGATCAGGGCAGTGCCGCCGGAAACCTATAAGAAGTTGATGCGGACTCCTTTGGTTTATGACGGCAGGAATATATATGAAGTGCAGGAGATGCGCGAAGCAGGTGTGGAATACTACTCCATAGGGAGGCAGTAAACACCGACTTCAGGCATTTAAAGGGGGAAACTGATTGAAAACCATCGTAGTTACAGGTGGAGCCGGGTTTATCGGTTCACACCTTTGTGAGGCCTTGCTGCATAGTGGGAATAGGGTTATCAACATTGACAGTTTTAATGATTATTATGACCCCCGGATCAAGAGGCGCAATGTCAGCGAAACAGAGGCCTTTATCAGCGCCAATAACCTGGATAGGAATTCCTATGTGCCGGCAGAGGGAGATATCCGTGATTTGGAATTTTTAAAAACGGTCTTTTCAGAGCATCAGCCTGATGTCATTGTCCACCTGGCAGCATATGCAGGAGTAAGGCCCTCAATCGAAAATCCGGTATTATACACCGAGGTCAATGTCAACGGTACCCTGAATCTCCTGGAAATCTGCCGGATTTATGGGATTGATAAGTTTGTTTTCGCTTCCTCCTCTTCAGTCTATGGAAATAATGATAAAGTACCTTTTGCAGAGGATGATGTGGTGGATTTCCCGATTTCACCTTATGCAGCCACCAAGAAAGCCGGAGAGCTGCTGTGCCATACTTATCACAGCCTGTATGGCATTAATATGGCCTGTCTGAGGTTTTTTACAGTTTACGGTCCCAGGCAGAGACCTGATTTGGCGATACATAAGTTTACCGGCTTGATTACAGCCGGACAGGCTGTCCCGTTTTACGGAGATGGCAGTACGGAGCGGGATTACACCCATATTGACGATATTATCGACGGAGTCACCAAAGCCATTGCCTGGGTCAGTGAAGGCAGTGGAAAGTATGAGATTTTCAACCTGGGTGAGTCAAATACTGTCAGCCTGAACACGATGCTCACGACTATTGAAAATACTTTGAATAAAAAAGCCATATTAGATAAGTTACCCCTGCAGCCTGGGGATGTGAACCGTACCTTTGCTGATATTTCAAAAGCAAAGAGAATCCTGGGATATAATCCCCAGACGGATTTTGCAGAGGGAATCAGGAAGTTTGTTGAATGGTTAGGTGGTTATTATGAATTACCAAAAGAGAATACTTCTCCTAAGCTTTATTGATGCTGTTATCGTAACAGCGGCAGTCGGTCTGGCCTACCTGATCAGGTTTGATTTCCGGGTTGAGCCCAGGTTTTTTGCCCTGCTGCCATATGTCATGGCTGCCCATGTTATTCTGACCCAGATTTCTTTTCAATGGGTTAAGATGTACCGTCGGGTCTGGCAGTATGCCAGCATCGGGGAATTGGTGCAGGTTGCCAAGGCTGCGGCTTTCTCGGAAGCGGTATTTTTCCTCCTGCACAATATCCTGCGCCTGATTGATCCGGAGCTGGTTGTGCCGCGCTCAATTTACCTCCTGGCCTTTGTTCTGATTATCCTGGGGGTGGGCGGGTCGCGCCTGTTCTGGAGGATGGTCCGGGATTCTTACCTGAGCCCCCGACACCGGACCGGGAATCGCCGTACCCTGATTGTGGGCGCTGGTCAGGCAGGAGTACTGGTGGCCAGGGAATTGAAGCAGTCAGGGGACTCTGACCTGTATCCGGTTGCTTTTGTGGATGACAACCCCAACAAATGGAATCTGGAGGTCTTGGGGCTTAGTGTTTTGGGCGGCTGTGAGCAGATACCGGAAATTGTCAGGGACCATGATATTGAGAAGATTATCATTGCCATTCCGTCTGCTTCCAGGTCTGAAACAGCCCGGGTTATTGAAATATGTAAGGACACCGGGGCTCAGATTAAGATGCTGCCAAAGGTGTCAGACCTGATCAGTAAGCGGTTTTCGGTAAGTATGATCAGAGAAGTCAGTGTTGAGGACCTGCTGGGGAGAGACCCGGTAAAGGTTGATTTAGAGGGAATCGCCAATTACGTTACCGGTCAGGTGGTTCTGGTTACCGGGGCCGGTGGTTCCATCGGTTCCGAGCTCTGCCGCCAGATTGCCGCGTTTGTCCCGGAGAGACTGCTTCTCCTGGGTCATGGCGAAAACAGTATTTATGATATTGAGATGGAACTGCATAAAATTTACCCCGACCAGAAGACAGCGGCCCTTATCGCCGATATCCAGGACCGGCAGCGGCTCAATGAGGTTTTTGCCGCCTACCGTCCTGTAGTGGTATTCCATGCTGCGGCCCATAAGCATGTCCCCCTGATGGAGAGCAATCCGGTGGAAGCAGTCAAAAACAATGTCCTGGGGACCCGGAATGTTGCGGAATGTGCCCATGAGTATGGAGTTTCCCGTTTTGTGATGGTATCTACCGATAAAGCGGTCAACCCTACCAGCATCATGGGGACCACCAAGCGGGTGGCCGAGCTGTTTGTCCAGGGTCTGGGCAGGACAAGCCCGACCAAGTTTGTGGCCGTAAGGTTTGGCAATGTCCTGGGCAGCCGGGGCAGTGTGATCCCTTTATTTAAGAAACAGATTGCCGCCGGCGGCCCGGTTACCGTCACTGATCCACACATGGTCCGTTATTTCATGACTATTCCTGAGGCCGTCCAGTTGGTTATCCAGGCCGGAGCCTTTGCTGAGGGTGGCGAGATATTTATTCTGGATATGGGCAAACCGGTCAAAATAAACGATCTGGCCAGGGACCTAATCCGCTTGTCAGGGCTGGAACCGGATCGGGATATTGAAATAAAGTATACCGGCATTCGTCCGGGAGAAAAGCTCTATGAGGAGATTCTCACCAATGAGGAAGGAATCACTGCTACCAGGCATGACCGTATTTTTGTCGGCCAGCCGGGAGAATATTCCTGGGAAGAACTGCAGTTCATGCTGCGCAAGCTGGAAAAGGCAGCAGCCAGAAATCAGTCTGCGGAAAAGGCCGGAGAAATCAGGGAACTGCTGCAGCAGATTGTACCCTCTTATC encodes the following:
- a CDS encoding lipopolysaccharide biosynthesis protein, coding for MAEYTKQIKIGAILAYVFIGLQLISGLVFTPFLLKSLGQEEYGLYSLIGAFVAYLSIMDFGIGSTITRYVAKYRAEEDEESQNGFLATCIVLYLVIGFLVTLVGIFIYINIETIFSNSVKESQLPLAKTMLQILLCNIIISLVGYAYPAIITAYEKHIFNKITDIGRLVLRVGVLVLLLSLGFKSLAIVIVDTCLNILILFIKIIYVQLVLKTRIKLKLFSISIVKDIFSFSIFVFLANLINQVNLKLNLLVLGIVSDVVQISICSVAMMLVTYFTQFSQAVSGMFLPALTRLTASNTSMWSVENYAIRISRIQIKLLTLILVSFATLGSQFVILWVGREYSRAYNVALLMMIAYYMPFTQTSLNALCLALNRHKVRNSIYGICSIATLLLMIPLSKKYGATGSAIATLISMGVGYGIFIQGYYHKKIGINMFRFIKESYLDTFIPAVISFLVGVALTKIFIVSWGMFCLQAFVVFFTYIIPLWFIGMNKFERDLIMEPIRKVLYVKHKTRGIG
- a CDS encoding polysaccharide biosynthesis protein translates to MNYQKRILLLSFIDAVIVTAAVGLAYLIRFDFRVEPRFFALLPYVMAAHVILTQISFQWVKMYRRVWQYASIGELVQVAKAAAFSEAVFFLLHNILRLIDPELVVPRSIYLLAFVLIILGVGGSRLFWRMVRDSYLSPRHRTGNRRTLIVGAGQAGVLVARELKQSGDSDLYPVAFVDDNPNKWNLEVLGLSVLGGCEQIPEIVRDHDIEKIIIAIPSASRSETARVIEICKDTGAQIKMLPKVSDLISKRFSVSMIREVSVEDLLGRDPVKVDLEGIANYVTGQVVLVTGAGGSIGSELCRQIAAFVPERLLLLGHGENSIYDIEMELHKIYPDQKTAALIADIQDRQRLNEVFAAYRPVVVFHAAAHKHVPLMESNPVEAVKNNVLGTRNVAECAHEYGVSRFVMVSTDKAVNPTSIMGTTKRVAELFVQGLGRTSPTKFVAVRFGNVLGSRGSVIPLFKKQIAAGGPVTVTDPHMVRYFMTIPEAVQLVIQAGAFAEGGEIFILDMGKPVKINDLARDLIRLSGLEPDRDIEIKYTGIRPGEKLYEEILTNEEGITATRHDRIFVGQPGEYSWEELQFMLRKLEKAAARNQSAEKAGEIRELLQQIVPSYHLPVYERAAVDEILQSRSETAAGK
- a CDS encoding polysaccharide pyruvyl transferase family protein, giving the protein MKSLSILLHGSYNGSNYGDILLAWLIKNIIEEEGVNCILNNASSYFHRILGKSGEHPLRHNLKGVDGVIFGGGGYLTTKKIGIRGYKLLLLTHLVPMLEAKRRNIPYAIVGVGSGPIHDPILQRISKYALNNAKLIILRNQESRDYLRKYNVTNGIKVTADLALAYTPNMIKIEDDIQAERLLATLPKGLRVFLHVNLYNPHGGISDIERGCEILVKELIKYAHDDENIVFIIGSDYESKQCNEINRTLHNMLPSKRSIVIQDYNPWTLSAIINRCDVIITTKLHVGIIATSFGKTVLSFSGDQKIKRFYEQINAGERCIELKSLERGDAYKQLKNFIYAEPINIEAQRELAYESLRFIKEFIKKLQKEPK
- a CDS encoding UDP-glucose dehydrogenase family protein, which gives rise to MKISVAGTGYVGLVSGVCLAEVGHQVTCVDVDESKINFMKQGISPIYEQDLEELMQKNYSAGRLDYTTDYKSAYRDADAIFIGVGTPEQPDGSADLSYIATVARQIAETIERDCLVVVKSTVPVGTNDKVEQFIHDFLPHDGEKHTGNGVGAGHKIRVEVASNPEFLAQGTAVRDTLRAARIIIGTESRWAEEMLMKIYEPFNLPIVSVSRRSAEMIKYASNDFLALKISYMNDIANLCELAGADIQDVARGMGFDERIGSRFLNAGVGYGGSCFPKDTKALEYLARQHGYELRTVKAAIDVNSDQKTMLYKKACKRLITFNGLKAAVLGLTFKPDTDDLREAPSLSNVPLLLAQGANIYAYDPVGMDNFKRKYPEGENGRGSIKYVDNIEDALQDANVCFIFTEWGEIRAVPPETYKKLMRTPLVYDGRNIYEVQEMREAGVEYYSIGRQ
- a CDS encoding GDP-mannose 4,6-dehydratase, whose amino-acid sequence is MKTIVVTGGAGFIGSHLCEALLHSGNRVINIDSFNDYYDPRIKRRNVSETEAFISANNLDRNSYVPAEGDIRDLEFLKTVFSEHQPDVIVHLAAYAGVRPSIENPVLYTEVNVNGTLNLLEICRIYGIDKFVFASSSSVYGNNDKVPFAEDDVVDFPISPYAATKKAGELLCHTYHSLYGINMACLRFFTVYGPRQRPDLAIHKFTGLITAGQAVPFYGDGSTERDYTHIDDIIDGVTKAIAWVSEGSGKYEIFNLGESNTVSLNTMLTTIENTLNKKAILDKLPLQPGDVNRTFADISKAKRILGYNPQTDFAEGIRKFVEWLGGYYELPKENTSPKLY